In Topomyia yanbarensis strain Yona2022 chromosome 2, ASM3024719v1, whole genome shotgun sequence, one DNA window encodes the following:
- the LOC131684707 gene encoding ras guanine nucleotide exchange factor P, whose protein sequence is MTLPSNNNSNVAEDDSDIFGPPHTSPPIRRNRPKVPMISAQLRMREVRKRILQLCVHKLERIKDSERNLRRSVCINNTYSRLTDDIRREKQNKYLMLNQLTKSDINGKTDCDSVNNNNLSVNNRNNENLNQSNNLRRRSEFAGNNNNNKSSITNNNNNKSSRVDESKPARKSSSVDTDLETLDRELCALDAAMPLVDPEITQGAEQLEQAMVSRKRKFSQMDEEDNDRLVREALSQFYLPSNRLLSGIDDCPSHLLSSTSSVVVPLSPSVDVKRTKVDLLDSSTVHHHQQQQQQQQQHHHHHHHHQHHHHHHHHHHPFHSLPDLNAALELSNQNHHHQKDFEVIMDALRIGAAAAVAGNTITGPGATGCNIVGNIDSCGQAAMMMMSGETGSVFHNLVVTSLET, encoded by the exons ATGACTTTGCCGAGCAACAATAATTCCAATGTCGCTGAAGACGATTCGGACATTTTCGGACCACCGCACACATCTCCTCCGATTCGACGAAATCGACCCAAAGTTCCAATGATTTCCGCGCAGTTACGGATGCGTGAAGTGCGCAAGCGAATCCTACAGTTGTGTGTCCACAAGCTCGAACGAATCAAGGACTCCGAGCGGAATCTACGCCGTTCGGTGTGCATCAACAACACCTACTCCCGCCTGACGGACGACATCCGGCGAGAGAAGCAGAACAAATATCTGATGCTGAATCAATTGACCAA ATCTGACATCAACGGAAAAACAGACTGCGACAGTGTAAACAACAACAACCTCAGTgtcaacaacagaaacaatGAAAACCTGAACCAGAGCAACAATCTGCGCCGACGATCGGAATTTGCcggaaacaacaacaacaacaaaagcaGTATtaccaataacaacaacaacaaatctTCCCGTGTCGATGAGTCCAAGCCTGCGAGAAAGTCTTCCTCGGTAGATACGGATTTGGAAACCCTGGACCGAGAGCTTTGCGCACTGGACGCCGCTATGCCCTTGGTGGATCCGGAAATTACGCAAGGCGCCGAACAACTGGAGCAAGCCATGGTCTCGCGAAAGCGTAAGTTCTCCCAAATGGACGAAGAGGACAATGACCGGTTGGTGCGCGAAGCGCTCTCTCAATTCTATCTGCCCAGCAACCGGCTCCTCAGCGGCATCGACGACTGTCCCTCACACCTATTAAGTTCAACATCTTCGGTAGTAGTTCCCCTGTCACCATCCGTCGATGTCAAACGTACCAAAGTAGATCTCCTCGACAGCAGTACAGTGCATcaccatcagcagcagcagcagcaacaacaacaacatcatcatcatcaccaccaccaccagcaccaccaccatcaccatcatcatcatcatccctTTCACTCGCTACCGGATCTGAACGCGGCACTCGAGCTTTCAAACCAAAACCACCACCATCAGAAAGATTTCGAGGTAATCATGGACGCACTGAGGATCGGTGCCGCTGCTGCCGTCGCCGGAAACACTATAACCGGCCCGGGTGCGACCGGTTGCAACATCGTCGGTAACATTGATTCGTGCGGCCAGGCGGCAATGATGATGATGAGCGGCGAGACTGGTAGTGTGTTCCACAACCTAGTGGTGACGTCGCTGGAAACCTGA